The following proteins come from a genomic window of Lemur catta isolate mLemCat1 chromosome 4, mLemCat1.pri, whole genome shotgun sequence:
- the ALKAL2 gene encoding ALK and LTK ligand 2 isoform X2, whose protein sequence is MRGPGRPLLLGLLLLLAAGPGRARAQPREPADRPTLLRLLAEIAQELKQHQAGELARLQLLGGQRCDPGRGHVLDFPSPEEQRVEIVPRDLRMKDKFLKHLTGPLYFSPKCSKHFHRLYHNTRDCTIPAYYKRCARLLTRLAVSPVCTEGK, encoded by the exons ATGCGCGGACCCGGGCGCCCCCtgctcctggggctgctgctgctgctggcggcGGGGCCCGGCCGGGCGCGCGCGCAGCCCCGGGAGCCGGCGGACCGGCCGACGCTGCTGCGGCTGCTCGCGGAGATCGCCCAGGAGCTGAAGCAGCACCAGGCCGGGGAGCTCGCGCGGCTGCAGCTGCTCGGCGGGCAGCGCTGCGACCCGGGCCGCGGGCACGTCCTGGACTTCCCCTCGCCGGAGGAGCAGAGAGTGG AAATTGTTCCTCGAGACCTGAGGATGAAGGACAAGTTCTTGAAACACCTTACAG GCCCTCTGTATTTCAGCCCGAAGTGCAGCAAACACTTCCACAGACTTTATCACAACACCAGAGACTGCACCATTCCTGCGT ACTACAAAAGATGCGCCCGGCTCCTCACGCGGCTGGCCGTCAGTCCGGTGTGCACGGAGGGTAAG TGA
- the ALKAL2 gene encoding ALK and LTK ligand 2 isoform X3, whose protein sequence is MRGPGRPLLLGLLLLLAAGPGRARAQPREPADRPTLLRLLAEIAQELKQHQAGELARLQLLGGQRCDPGRGHVLDFPSPEEQRVEIVPRDLRMKDKFLKHLTGPLYFSPKCSKHFHRLYHNTRDCTIPAYYKRCARLLTRLAVSPVCTEAVSGAEQERRRSAQEPREVPWKPAGTQLLSL, encoded by the exons ATGCGCGGACCCGGGCGCCCCCtgctcctggggctgctgctgctgctggcggcGGGGCCCGGCCGGGCGCGCGCGCAGCCCCGGGAGCCGGCGGACCGGCCGACGCTGCTGCGGCTGCTCGCGGAGATCGCCCAGGAGCTGAAGCAGCACCAGGCCGGGGAGCTCGCGCGGCTGCAGCTGCTCGGCGGGCAGCGCTGCGACCCGGGCCGCGGGCACGTCCTGGACTTCCCCTCGCCGGAGGAGCAGAGAGTGG AAATTGTTCCTCGAGACCTGAGGATGAAGGACAAGTTCTTGAAACACCTTACAG GCCCTCTGTATTTCAGCCCGAAGTGCAGCAAACACTTCCACAGACTTTATCACAACACCAGAGACTGCACCATTCCTGCGT ACTACAAAAGATGCGCCCGGCTCCTCACGCGGCTGGCCGTCAGTCCGGTGTGCACGGAGG CAGTGAGCGGAGCGGAGCAGGAGCGAAGGCGCAGTGCACAGGAACCACGAGAAGTGCCTTGGAAACCAGCAGGGACACAGCTACTATCTTTATAA
- the ALKAL2 gene encoding ALK and LTK ligand 2 isoform X1 has product MRGPGRPLLLGLLLLLAAGPGRARAQPREPADRPTLLRLLAEIAQELKQHQAGELARLQLLGGQRCDPGRGHVLDFPSPEEQRVEIVPRDLRMKDKFLKHLTGPLYFSPKCSKHFHRLYHNTRDCTIPAYYKRCARLLTRLAVSPVCTEGKQ; this is encoded by the exons ATGCGCGGACCCGGGCGCCCCCtgctcctggggctgctgctgctgctggcggcGGGGCCCGGCCGGGCGCGCGCGCAGCCCCGGGAGCCGGCGGACCGGCCGACGCTGCTGCGGCTGCTCGCGGAGATCGCCCAGGAGCTGAAGCAGCACCAGGCCGGGGAGCTCGCGCGGCTGCAGCTGCTCGGCGGGCAGCGCTGCGACCCGGGCCGCGGGCACGTCCTGGACTTCCCCTCGCCGGAGGAGCAGAGAGTGG AAATTGTTCCTCGAGACCTGAGGATGAAGGACAAGTTCTTGAAACACCTTACAG GCCCTCTGTATTTCAGCCCGAAGTGCAGCAAACACTTCCACAGACTTTATCACAACACCAGAGACTGCACCATTCCTGCGT ACTACAAAAGATGCGCCCGGCTCCTCACGCGGCTGGCCGTCAGTCCGGTGTGCACGGAGGGTAAG CAGTGA